A window of Hordeum vulgare subsp. vulgare chromosome 5H, MorexV3_pseudomolecules_assembly, whole genome shotgun sequence genomic DNA:
tattattcttctaaaaatatgtagtatttaataagacctagagatgaatttttcaaacaactactcttttttgcaataataaaaaggactaactggaatagttttgcttctgtttggttgattttaaaaatgttctttcattgaaaacataggcaaatatttttcaaaataacaacttagatttattagtaatatagaacatttttaaaataactttgtgatctgtttttgagtgagctatttcttatttattcttttgacgacgatagaaaatccgtgtgacgagggaatcggagcggaagaccttgaagaccccggatacctagctgaccaaggcaagcatccgtttgaccatgactgagcatatgttatattgcatgttaagatagcaagtatttccgttgcatatgatcataagtgctggtaaatcatttgatatgatgttaccgatggctcctccggagcacatgcattaagcttgatcctaccttTTGAGGATCACTCTATTATCATGCTCACAAGTAATGCTAGAGCAAATAGCGTGAGCATGTTGATGGTATAAatccaagagtttatgaaaaccccatcgggtgccactaatgcccgagggtgatgatgagttaggtggccacttttggtgaagtggtgcaccgagtattttgagtgagtatggtttcggaaatgggattagatttatgatgtgtcgaccgtcccaaccttaccagtacgaccacattaccccttatgggacggggctatgttcattattctggtcggtgctagcaaagagccacattactagcggcgggagtgatgtgtggtcactctcgtgatggggtcatgccaggtaggacgactatgccatttttatgagttccaagcacaccgttggtccctgcatgattgatactgtccagagttggggctcgtaagacgtacaacatgtgggctgggtaccaatcgagtggatctctttgtctagtatcatcaggggaaaggcattgatcgggtacttacctcgggtatgttatataccgcgagtcgtggatgacatggaagtttcccggatctcgtgggtccaacgtactacctctgcagagtgtaaaactattcgaatagtcatgtccacggtcaaggacagttgggtggtgctgcttaaactacgtccagttatttccgcataaaccaagtgtgtgtgagtggtgctAAAAGTGAGTTATTATGAAAGcaacgatatgaccaagtttggtgacttggcatatagggtgaacccggatggctcagccctcgacagatatatggatatctgtaacctgttcttcaaaagtaattctttaacttgatgcatattcatgatcattccaccatgatgaattccaccaaagatgcatgttattgttatccttcacttttatTGTTCATGTCATGAGCTGTTtgtaagtacattcaaagtactcattggcttgccactggttatgttattgaccagacatggaaggaccggagtttggagatgagtacgtctttggagacgcccctgcgaactaggacacttccgagtcagaatgcgtgtcggtgtaggcttgatggcatgggcacccgcttagcccctatgttttACGCTATTAGttttatcagtatgatttggccttaggcccaatcttgtgaacttgaccattcgaccatgtgatgtaataattcggtactcggatgtaagactcttataatttcagtatctgtgtgttcgttgagcattgatctctgggatcactgagcacgatcattcggcgatctcggcatgtaagtcggggtccccacagcttCGGCGCAGGGCGCGGGGCCGGCGAAGGGGTTGTTGCTGGAGGAGCCCGACGAACTCATGAGGCCGTCTGTGTGGGAGAGatggcgagcggcggcggcggcggcggctgaagaTCGCGGCAACGACGACTGTGGTTTGGAGATCACGACAGTGGCTATAGGTTGGAGGGGTGGAGCGGAAGCGATGGGAGAAGCGTAGCGGCGACGTCGATAGGGAGGGAAGGACGCGGTGTCAGCGGGAGGTGGTGGTGAGCAGGAGCGactgcggcggcggcgacgacgaccgaagagaggcgcgcggcggcggcgacaaCGGCTATAAGGTTAGGGTAGGAAGGTTAGGTATGATACCATGTAGAGAGAGATATTTGGCAATGCAACTTACAATATTGATTGGGTGCATATCGCATTCTATAATCCTATATAGTATAGGAGTAGCAAGTCATATGGACCGTTGGATCTTCCTAATCGGATGACTTAAATTTAATGGCTTGTTTTACAGGTTGACGTGGCTGCATATGGACTGTTGGATATGTCAATCTGATGACCAACATTGCAGGGATTCGCTGCCCTTTTCACTATGTTGCCCGCGTGCCACTCTCACATGTCCTAGTATAAATAAAGTATAATATGAGCCTCTACCTTAACTATACAAAAGTTAGAAGATGTGCTAAGCTATAGACATATACATGCAAAATCATATGTTCAACAATCATAAAAATCATGCAAATAGATGGCCAGATATGTCTAAGTTGTGAGAGGACTTAGAATAGattcagttttactgtcctaaataaCTATCCCTGTCTTGGGTGAATATCCCACCAACAACACATCCCTACTCCTTGTCCGCGCACacgaaagaaggagaaggagagatcGCGCGCGAGAGAGATCGAGAGAGACTGAGAGAGCGCGAGCTGGACGCAAGCGCAGCAGGGTGGCACGAGAATGTAAATACAAGGCAACGCAGAAGAGAACCGTCGGATGGGAGGTTGATGCACGGCAACGCGCGTGTCCGTAAGAAAAACAGCGAGACAGAGATAAGGTTTGGGCCAGCCCACCCAGCTACAATCCCCTCCCTCGCTCGCTGCCCACCAAGCTCAGCTCGCCTCTCCTCCCTGCCCTACCTCGCCGGCGTCGCCACCCCCGCCGCCCACATGCTCCACCCAGTGCACCGCCTCCCTGCCACTCCTTCCCGCCCGGCCGTCCACCCGCACATCTCCCCCGCGCCGCCCTCCCTTCGTCTCCGGCGAGTGGCCAGGACGACACCGACGACGCCTGTGGTATGCTGCTCCGGTTTCGTGGGTTCCCTGCCTGTAGCCAATCAGGGGAGCGAATTCGAACCTCGATCCAGATCGATCTATGTGGGGCGGGGTTCCGTGGCCATCGATCCGAGATTCATGGCGTCGAAAAATGGGTACGTTCGTGCGGGATTATAGTTCCATAGCTTGTAGCGCTAGGGACTTCCATGATGCAATATGTGGTCAATCTGTTCAATTGTCGTAGTTGCAGTTTGTGTTCTAACCTCCCAATTGTTATCACTTCCTGTCATCAACTCATTTTATTTTATCAAAGATTAGCAGTAGCCAGGTAGTTGCAATTTCGGTTCGTGAGCTGAACAATTGAAGATGTGCTAGTAATGTTTAACCGACATGTATGATAGGATACACATGGTTGTCTCGGCAAACTAAATTAATTTTACTATTTGTTTGTTCTTGCAGTACCAGAGGCAGAGGTAAACACCTAGCATCACCAACTGCTAGCTTAAATCATGCACCATCACCAAGATTTCACCACCGGAGGGGTTCACGGTTTATCGTTCGAGCTGAATCAGTGAGCTATTTATTTTCATTCTGCATCACTGATGTTATTGCTTGCAAGTACTTGATGATGTCCTGACAGATTTTAATAAACTTCCAATTGACAGGATTTCTATTCCGTACTTGGCGTGTCGAGAAATGCTAGTAAATCTGAAATCAAGAGTGGTGAGTTCCATTTATTTATCAGCTCATGCTCTAAATTAATTGACTTGATGCTATGTAGTTTTTTtacttactccctccgtcccaaaataagtgtcttaactttgtactaacgTTAATacgaagttgtactaagcttgagacacttattttaggacggatggGTTATTATATAGTCTATTACCAGGTTTCGTTTCACTCCAGTTTAAACCTTCTTAATCATCCTGTTGCTCGTCATATAAATTCTTGTGATGATCAGATATGCAAACTTTTCATAGTTGATTCCGAACCTCCAATTTTAGTTCTCTGTAGTCATACAATCTATATGTAAAATAAAATCAGTACTGCATTAAGATTTGTATCATTGGTAAATGGTAAATTAGTATCCTGCACCATTAGCATGTAATTGAATCATTAGCCTTTGGTGCAAAGTATGCCATGACCTCTATGCCATTTAGTTTGGGCTCAAATGAATGCTGTGAGTTTATGATATTTTGTATGTCACTTTCATCAACTCATTAGCTCACTCTTTCACTTGTATAGTATTTCGTTTTAATGGAAATGTGACTATATGAGGTTCGTACGCAATACTGTTGACACACATGTAGTTTATTTTCTGTGTTGGTTCTAAGAATATGTCTTGTTCCAGCCTATCGGAAACTTGCTCGGAGCTATCACCCTGATGTGAACAAGTAAGTTGGGTGATCATTACCTTGTTGCTTTTCAGCTCCTTTATTCTTCTTGTTTTCTCTTAGCTCTCTTACCGCACTGTTCTCATCTTTGTAGATATCTCTTGATTCTTATTTGTTTGTGCATTAGCCATATTTGCCTCTAGCTTGATCAAAGAACACGAGAGTTGGTTCTTAtgtgtcttttgtttttgttttagagAGCCTGGTGCTGAACAAAAGTTTAAGGATATCAGCAATGCTTATGAGGTTAGGCCAGTTGGTCTTACCCAAATCCGAGTTCTATCCATTATATGTTCTTGATTCTAGGAGTGCACATTTCTTCCAGCTAACATAAAGATGATTGCTGTCGTAGGTTTTGTCTGATGATGAGAAACGCGCGATCTATGATAAATATGGAGAAGCTGGTCTGAAGGGTTCTGGCATGGGAACGGGAGTAAGTGTTCCTTAATAGTGTTTTCCAGTTTACAAGTTTGATCAACAGTTATCTTTTGTAGTTTTAACTTCTAAACTTACAACAATATAAACATTTTGGCTTGTAGGATTACTCAAACCCATTTGATCTCTTTGAGTCACTATTCGAAGGATTTGGTGGAATGGGTGGAATGGGCGGGGGGCGTGCTGCTCGTAACAGGCCAATGCAGGGTGATGACGAGAGCTACAATTTGGTCCTCAACTTCAAGGAAGCGGTGTTTGGTGTAGAGAAAGAGATTGAGATAACTAGGCTGGAAGGCTGTAATACTTGCGATGGAAGTGGCGCCAAGCCTGGCACAAAGCCAACCACGTGTAAAACTTGTGGTGGTCAGGGCCAGGTGGTCTCCTCCACAAGGACACCACTTGGAATATTCCAGcaggtatccacatgcaatactTGTGGTGGCACTGGTGAATTCTCCACCCCATGCAAAACCTGTGGGGGTGATGGCCGTGTGTGCAAGACAAAGAGGATCAGTCTGAAGGTTCCTGCAGGAGTGGATTCTGGAAGCAGGTTGAGGGTCCGTTCTGAGGGGAATGCTGGTCGGAGAGGAGGCCCGCCAGGAGACCTTTATGTCTTTATTGATGTTCTCTCTGATTCAGTTCTTAAGCGAGATGGTACAAACATTCTCTATACATGCAAGGTTTCTTACATTGATGCAATTCTTGGGACAACTGTAAAGGTTCCCACTGTTGATGGGGTGGTTGACCTGAAGATCCCCTCGGGAACTCAGCCGGGTACAACTCTGGTGATGTCCAAGAAAGGTGTTCCACTTCTTGGTAAGTCTAACGCTCGTGGAGACCAGCTGGTACGTGTCCAGGTTGAGATTCCAAAGCGTCTAAGCAGTGATGAAAGAAAGCTGATCGAAGAGCTTGCaaatctcaacaaagctgaaccgGCAAACAGTAGGAGATGATAACTGAATCATGATTGGTTGGTTCGGTGCTTGTGCGATAGGCAATTTTGATGCAAATTGCAGCGACAAAGTGACAGTTGGAGTTGTTATTGTAGGAACTCTGCTCATTCTGCACTCATTGTCATGGAGGAAAACTGAGAGAGATAAAGCCATGTCTGTATCTTCATTTTAAGCTTACAGAAAGGTAGGTCACCACAAATCACCGAATGTATGGTGAACTTTTTGCAATAGCCTGTCGTAT
This region includes:
- the LOC123452501 gene encoding chaperone protein dnaJ A7A, chloroplastic-like; the protein is MHGNARVRKKNSETEIRFGPAHPATIPSLARCPPSSARLSSLPYLAGVATPAAHMLHPVHRLPATPSRPAVHPHISPAPPSLRLRRVARTTPTTPVVCCSGFVGSLPVANQGSEFEPRSRSIYVGRGSVAIDPRFMASKNGTRGRGKHLASPTASLNHAPSPRFHHRRGSRFIVRAESDFYSVLGVSRNASKSEIKSAYRKLARSYHPDVNKEPGAEQKFKDISNAYEVLSDDEKRAIYDKYGEAGLKGSGMGTGDYSNPFDLFESLFEGFGGMGGMGGGRAARNRPMQGDDESYNLVLNFKEAVFGVEKEIEITRLEGCNTCDGSGAKPGTKPTTCKTCGGQGQVVSSTRTPLGIFQQVSTCNTCGGTGEFSTPCKTCGGDGRVCKTKRISLKVPAGVDSGSRLRVRSEGNAGRRGGPPGDLYVFIDVLSDSVLKRDGTNILYTCKVSYIDAILGTTVKVPTVDGVVDLKIPSGTQPGTTLVMSKKGVPLLGKSNARGDQLVRVQVEIPKRLSSDERKLIEELANLNKAEPANSRR